gtggcaaacacacgtttatgatacttgcacgttttgttcagcaggaTGATCTGCACAAATGACAAGATTTTGGCAtcagaagcgttctggtttccgtttgtaatCCGAGTAGTAGTGACCAATCATGTCAAAGCAGGCTTCGGTTGAATggaggtaaacagtccgtgtggagagcaaaagaggcggaatgCGTTGGTCGAAATGCATGTCTCAGAACCCACCACCTAtcgtctgatgatgatttagctttttatggtctaaaattagcttgtaaactggctacttgtgaaatccggtcgtacacgtcgtctctcaactcaaactctcaagttgctaatcagaCTGTAACACAAAAGCAGTCTTTTATCCGCTGGTTACACCAAAACCCGTCGTCAATAGGCTCCAAGATTGGTTCTGGCTATGCAAGACTAGTCTGGAACTAGAACTGGCAGAAACATTTAGGACAGGACGTGGACAGCCATATACTGATATTCAAAAGCAGTTTTCACTGTAGCAGCACTTTAGAGGCATAGTAACCCTGTTGTTAAAAACACCACTCCTTGGTAAAAAGTGTAGGAGGTTAGAATGATGAGCCACTAAGTCTGTGCTCCTCTGACATTACACTTAAAATAGGGCTGCACATTGGTGCCACTGAAAAGCATAGGGAACACACGCCCcgaaaaatacaaaacattgtTTTCGCCAGCTGAAAGTACTTCAGATGTGGAGAATCCGTCTGGAGTTTAAACATTTATTCATTGCCAAAcgtttaaaatacatttatcaaCCAGGCAGCATGTGTTTGAATCCACAATGCTCGTCTTCTGTTTTGTCCTGAGGGAAACGGTTTAAACAGAGAGGTCACAGACATTTTCCCAGCATAATCTCACCGTCGCTAAACTTCAAAGTTTTAAATTGCTGTTGTGTCAGACTGCTGCTGAACCaaagaaacattttttattacCAGAAGCTACTTTAAAGTAATATTGAAAGGCACCTGTTGGTGACAAAATGTGACACAATTTAAGCAACTATGATACCACCCAAATGCAATCCATAATATACCAGTCATGTTGAGACTGTGTAAGAGAGGCTTTGAGTTTGTGGGTGCTGTGTCATTTTGCTCTGAATtgcaagctgtttttttttttgtggaaaaatacaagaaaatgtTTACAAAATGCAATCCAACACACCACAATCTACAGCCTCAAAAATGAGTGTACTGGGGAGGTGAATCAGGGACAGATTCAATACTAAAAGAACATTGTAAGCCTCCAATCTAGGGTGACTTATGCGTACACTTTTTACATAAAAGATCCAAAACATTTTactgatataatttttttttttgcaaccatcGTATCCAGGAATTCTGGGAAGAGCTGTGAAAAGTAGCTAATTTTGCTCTGTGGCGTTGTGCAAAAGTGGATACACACACCACAAACTAGAGAGAGAATGTGCAGCTGATGACCGCTCCATTATGTCTGGCTAACGTATAATTCAGTTTTGCCTCTGGTTGTGTATTTGTGACTTTAGTTGCCTCGGACCTTTCAATCTAACAATAGTCTCCAAGGATTTACTAAAACTCTTCCTAAATGCAAACATTAAGACAGATAGGTTTGTCTCTTGAAAAGGGTCAGTCACAAATTAGCAGCATGTGTGTTAGCATCACCCATATGCTATATATTTTGCACACTGTAACTGAGAACTTACTTGAATGCAGTGTGAATAGTTGCATTATCCTAGCCCGAACGGCATTCACATGGTCTTCACTAAAGGCGTCTCTTTGAGATATTGTCTTGTGACTACGCAGATGATGAATACAATTCCACCAAACCAAAAGGCTCCGTGTGGATGACAGAAGTGACTGTTCAAGTATAAAGAACAATATacacttctcctcctccgtttctGCAACAGCTGCTGGTGATATGAAGAAAAATGATTTCATTGTAGAGTTCCTCCCAAACAGCCTGCACTGTAAGCCAGTCTGGAAACGGCACTCAACCCAATTCTCATCTCCCTGTATTATAATGGAGTGCCAGAGTGTTATTTGAATGAAGATAGATATTGTATCCTGGGAGGGTTAAAGCTAATTTCCCCAAGCAGTAGTGTCAGGTTCTCAGATGGCTGCTTTCCACTTTATCTAATAGCCATTTGTTGGCTGCTTCATCCTCCAGTTGTTACTTTCTTTCTCTAGTTTCCTCTCTGCTGGTGGAGCAGACACTCCATGCTTTTAAACACTGAGGTGTCAGTTACTCTTGTTACTCTAAGCATATTTAGGTCTGTATTTAAGCACATTGAGGAGTGTGACACGTTTTATATTGGGTGGGATCGAATTTGTGTGGTTAGGTTAGACGCCAcactgatttgtgtgtgtgtgtgtgtgtaaacagagCTGGAAAGCAGCTTGCATTGTATTCAGATGCTGGAAAGCATAGAGTAGAGAGGAGAGCAAAATGTATTGTCCCAGTGGAGAAAGTCTGTTGCTttgctttacataaaaaaaaaacaacatcacaaaaacaacataagaGACATTTGACAATGGAAGATTTGACACTgacaaggcaaggcagcttaaaaaaacaaacctgtaGAATTAAAGTGCTAAAAGTGCAACAGAGCATTAACTGCACCAAGATTAATCGTTAGAGTTAACCTCTTCCACTACTTCAGGATGCCGGTGCCCTCAGCCGaatttactgtctttcagaggctgtagcaggctcagttttacagtgaAGGCACTAGTATCAAACATAAGGGATCCATTGGTACTGTGAGAGAAAATACCATGTCCCTTTGTGTAGAATTTGTGTACTCAGATAAATCTGAATACCCTGGGAAAGCACAGACTGTACTAGTTTAGATACATTACTTATCATCCTCGCCTCTGCACTCTGCTAAAACTAGCTAATCACAAGTAACTCTTTTTAACAATAGACAATGCTTTCACTCAGAAGCAGGGTGGAAGGTGTGGGCTACAAGGGGGGGAAGGCTAAACcaagattataaagaatgatGTAGTGAGGGAGCTCTTGGTCTTTGTACACTGACTTGTCTGCTGTATGAACCCAAATGCATTTGCTTAATAAATGGTATTTGCTTCTTAACTGAATGACCAGAGACTGTTTATTAGATAATTTCTCTaacggtaccaaccatgacattcTAACAATTTGGGAAataggttaaataacactccgaaGTTAGGctaacttttggcgaggaaaaactggcatggccattttcaaaggggtcccttgacctctgacctcaagatatatgaatgtaaattggttctatgggtacccacgagtctcccctttacagacatgcccactttatgataataatgctgtttggggcaaaacccatgcagtttttttacatgcagtataattgtgttattttcgcctatttaaaaaaaaaaaaaggtttctgcGTACCGAGGTTCCTAAACAGTCTTGTagttgcataaattgggtatgactgtaaagctgagactcttgtggatccaatgagcccaattgtatttatgtttgatgatgttagtctccatagtagccatttcattgtagtgagaccattttgaaacttgacctcactttataaaattacctgtggtgacctctaggataatcgcagcctcatgaaactttatagccacaaactacagacctaaggcattcagaggatggatggctttcctaggtagactgtcaataagggggtttctgagcagtttccagaacagaattGCTGGCCATCCAATCGATGAAAAATTgtattcttgcagaaatctccaaatgtcaaaagtacCAAATcgcagcatggctttttctatggtgttcctcaaggtcttggtgtcataatgtggtattttggagggattattgatcatttttatcaagtCTCGAGTGGTAAGAAATGATTAAATTTAgtaccaaatctgtgtaacaaatggtatcaacccaaaaattgctgtaGCAACTTATAAGATATAATTTAGCATGTGAATAGCCATCATACACTTCtattataatgttctaagcccttatacactttattttaataaaaaagttaattaattttatatttctcATTTACGActacaacttgacacacagtgctgagctgcatctcaaattaatcttcaggtttcccagctttcagatgatctacaccacttctatgtgacatatactgttgacctgctatctcccactAAAGTctccctgtacccccctaaaaaatacaaaaaagggTCTATAGTAAAGAGGGGTTGAGTGGAAATGGTAATGCAGCTTTATGGAGGCTGGAACACATGATAGCTTCAAGGGGTTTGATTTGCACACAGAGTCTTCTTCCTGATAGCAGAAGTTCATATTCAGAGAAGAGGGGATGTTGAGAATCTGCAATGATTGCTTGTTTCATGACTGCCTGCTCGTACCGGCTCTGTATGGGCTCGTAGTCTTTCTTCCCTATTAACTTTGTAGCTGTTTGTGCATGCTGGCAAGCCTGCTTTTCAGTTGCACTGTACTGTGCATGCTGTAATTCAGTATCTAATGATGTTCTCTACGATTGTCTGGTAGAACATCAGCATGATCTAGCTGCTCACTCCATACAGCCTCAATCGCAtgctttggtgtgtgtgtgtgtgatgtatagTATATCAGAGAGTAGTGAGCAGCTACTAGGtggaaagagtgtgtgtgagaccatAAGTCTTACAGTTGTAGATGGGGAGGGTTGTCATGATGGGCATtgtattgtttgtattttctgttttacgACCATGTGAAGGAGGACAGAGATGAATTCACAATATGGCCGTACACAAAGTGATGAGAAACATTGGAATGGAATAGAAGGTCGGCGGTTTGATTCCCGACTCCTCCAGTTCACATGtggaagtgtccttgggcaggatacttaaccccaaattgctccagaaggctgtgccatcggtgtctgcatgagtatttagattagatcctgatgggcaggttagCACCTTGCAATCAGtatatgaatgtgtgaatgaatcggtgaatactgacatgtagtgtaaagcgctttgagtggtagGAAAACTAGataggtgctatataaatgcaagtccatttaccatccatTTAAACACAATTGTGCTGGTCTATAatgaaaactccacagggttcctttttaaatgtcaaactCTATCCCCGAGATTGGGTCGTTTTCGATATTGCATGCGTGTCTGTATGCGAAACATCGCGTGTACCATGGTGTGTTCTAATTAGCCAGACCCGACCACGTGTGGAGGATGAGCTGAGGGTGGGTTACCTTCAGGCAGCTCGCCATCTGTAGGAACCATCACCAGCAGTCAGCGATGTTGGCAGAGGGGCACATGCTGTTCACTCCCTGGTAGGGCAGCAGGACCGGTAGAAGGCAGGCTGAAAAGAAAACAGTCAACCATACATAGAATCTGAACAGAGATTTGATCGACACCTGTGTTTTTGGCCTGGGATATTGTGAAAATCTGCTTGGAGTGGAAACGCAATGTGTGATTTAAGGATTTCATACCAATTTGATAAGTGTGTTAGTGTTTCAGAAGGAAATTACCTTGTTCCTCTTATGCAGTCTGTGTCAAACGTTGTCAGGATGTCTTTCTACTTTGTCCACATCCTCTTTGCCGTTTGTcctcaactagggctgtcaaagtaaacattATTGTCAACAATAATGCGTTAAggcgtaaatttgttttaataccaattatttctttaacgcattaatgcaacttgtgatttttagtttgtggcttgtcgcaaaggaggttaaataacgctccaaacttgccctaaattttggcgaagaaactggcatggcgattttcaaaggtgtccctcgacctctgacctcaagatatgtgaatgaaaatgggttctatgggtacccacgagtctcctctttacagacatacccactttatgataatcacatgtagttttgggcaactcatggtcaagtcagcacaagtcagcacactgacagctgttgttgcctgttgggctgcagtttaccatgttatgatttgagcatatttttttatgctaaatgcagtacctgtgagggtttctggataatatttgtcattgttttgtgttgttaattgattttcagtaataaacatctacatacatttgcataaaacaagaatatttgcccactcccatgttgataagagtattaaatacttgacaaatctccctttaaggtacattttgaacagataaaaatgtgagtCTTGTgtgtaattgattgacagccctatcatCAACATATTCTATTCTTTGTCAGGGTTGTCTCTGACTTCTTCTGTGTATCCCTGACTCTGTCCACAGGTATCGGTCCAGTGCTTGGCCTCATATTCatccctctgattggctctgCCAGTGACCACTGCAACAGCAGTTATGGCAGACGACGGCCTTTCATCTGGTTGCTGTCTTTAGGAGTCCTTCTGGCACTTTTCATCATCCCCCACGCTGACGTACTGGCTGCACGCCTGGCCTGGGGTGGGCGCACCTTCCAGGTATAATACCTGTTTATTGTTTGTCATCATTTTGGTGAATTCTTACCTACGAAGCACCCCTGATAAGAACCAAACTTGTGTTCTACCATTTGCTACAGGTGGGCTTCCTTATCCTTGGGGTGGGGCTCCTTGACTTTTGTGGACAAGTGTGCTTCACACCGCTGGAGGCGCTTTTGTCGGACCTGTACCGGGACGAGGAGGAATGCGGCCAAGCTTTCGCCATGTTTTCTTTCATGGTCAGCTTGGGAGGATGCGTGGGCTATTTGTTACCAGCGCTGGACTGGAGTAGTGGCCTGCTCTCTGTTTACCTAGGAGGCCAGGCCGAGTGCCTCTTCTCCCTtctcatcctcatcttcatctccaGCCTGCTCATCACGATGAAGGTGTCCGAGGAGCCCTCGTGTGCCAGCAGTGGCTTGGCGGGGTCCGGATCTTTACTGGAGTCGGGAGCCGGCACGATAGAAGCCGGCAGGTGCGGCGTGCCGCGCTCATGCTGCTACCTGCTGAAGTGCAAGCTGAGGTTGCTGAAGTCTGGACCGTTGTTGTGCCTGCTGAGAACATGCTGGTCCATGACGCCGGCCATCTACAGGAGCTACTGCCACGTCCCGCAGGTGATGAGACAGCTGTGCGTGGCTCAGCTCTGCAGCTGGATAGCCGTCATGTCTTTTATGCTTTTCTACACAGACTTTGTGGGAGAGGGCCTGTACGAGGGCGTGCCCAGTGCATTACCAGGAAGTGCGTCCAAGCAAAGATACGATGAAGGTCAGATTTCCTCTTTGTACAGTGTAATAATGTCATGTGTTGTATGAGCTCATTTGTCTTCAAAAAGAATCTTCCTAAATGCACAAGTTGTAGGGGTGTATTTAATATCTTTACACAtgagtattgtgatattatgttttgtgatactgtatcgattctccaaaacactatcgatttttaattaacctcttaaaaagcTGACGGTCATACTTCcatgttgcgaaggaggctaaattttGCCACacagttatgctaaattttggcgaggaaaaactggcatggccattttcaaaggggtcccttgacctctgacctcaagatatgtgaatgaaaacagtttctatgggtacccacaagtctcccatttacagacatgcccactttatgagaatcacatgcagtttggggcaaataccatgcagttttttcaatgcagtataaatgtgttatttttgcctattctaaaatggtgtatttgaatatttctgcatactggggtccctaaacagtcttggaattacataaattgggtgtgactgtaaagctgagactctcgtggatccaatgaacccaattgtatttatgtgtgatgatgttagtccccatagtatgccatttcacatagtgactttTTGGCTTGACCGctgagggccagccctacaaacgcaaaagtc
The nucleotide sequence above comes from Sebastes fasciatus isolate fSebFas1 chromosome 4, fSebFas1.pri, whole genome shotgun sequence. Encoded proteins:
- the LOC141765728 gene encoding solute carrier family 45 member 3, with product MPGWRSQWRLVLLNSLTCGLEICVAAGITYVPPLLLEAGVEERYMTMVLGIGPVLGLIFIPLIGSASDHCNSSYGRRRPFIWLLSLGVLLALFIIPHADVLAARLAWGGRTFQVGFLILGVGLLDFCGQVCFTPLEALLSDLYRDEEECGQAFAMFSFMVSLGGCVGYLLPALDWSSGLLSVYLGGQAECLFSLLILIFISSLLITMKVSEEPSCASSGLAGSGSLLESGAGTIEAGRCGVPRSCCYLLKCKLRLLKSGPLLCLLRTCWSMTPAIYRSYCHVPQVMRQLCVAQLCSWIAVMSFMLFYTDFVGEGLYEGVPSALPGSASKQRYDEGIRMGSLGLFLQCATSTFFSLVMSRLVRHFGSRWVYMSSMVSFTVSALVICLSKSVVLVTVMASLTGYAYATLQTLPYTLTCHYHKEKEVYMPKRKTQSVHKNGITTKRDSAYLIPAEEEGRLNHKTGTPNGHVFFSQDSYEYYPSPHSQNGSSHSSAGAEQEEVDSGFEKRGVGLDFAILDSTFLLSQVFPTLFMGMIVQFAQSVTAYMACSVIFGAVAIYLASQIIFEQKDLKS